A stretch of the Flavobacterium sp. 5 genome encodes the following:
- a CDS encoding response regulator, protein MNNSVQILVIDDEIQIRKLLEITLNSNDYKTVFAVNAKEGMSMVANHQPDLIILDLGLPDEDGQLVLKRLREWYTNPIIILTVKSAEDEIVKALDNGANDYLTKPFRTQELLARIRTALRNSTTNEKEPIIEFGSVTIDFASRIVRLNNEILKLTTTEYNLLSIFIKNDGRVLTHQYLLKQVWGNSYADQTQYLRVFVAQLRKKIEEDPNHPKFIITESGVGYRFNTG, encoded by the coding sequence ATGAATAATAGTGTACAGATTTTAGTCATTGATGACGAAATTCAAATCAGGAAGCTTCTTGAAATTACTTTGAATTCTAATGATTATAAAACAGTTTTTGCTGTCAATGCCAAAGAAGGAATGTCAATGGTTGCGAATCATCAACCCGATTTGATAATTCTTGATTTAGGTTTACCTGATGAAGATGGACAATTAGTTTTGAAACGATTGAGAGAATGGTATACTAATCCAATTATAATTTTAACTGTAAAAAGTGCTGAAGACGAAATTGTAAAAGCGCTTGATAACGGAGCAAATGATTATTTAACCAAACCATTTCGCACACAAGAATTGCTAGCTAGAATTCGTACTGCTTTACGAAATAGCACAACAAATGAAAAAGAACCCATAATTGAGTTTGGTTCTGTTACTATTGATTTTGCTTCAAGGATCGTAAGGTTGAATAATGAGATTTTGAAACTTACTACAACCGAGTATAACTTGCTTTCTATCTTTATAAAAAATGACGGAAGAGTCTTGACGCATCAATATTTGCTGAAGCAAGTTTGGGGAAATAGTTATGCCGACCAAACTCAATATCTGAGAGTTTTTGTAGCCCAGCTTCGCAAAAAAATAGAAGAAGATCCTAATCATCCTAAGTTTATCATAACTGAATCGGGTGTGGGATATCGATTTAACACGGGCTAA
- a CDS encoding ATP-binding protein: protein MNSILNQMKIKNQYLISVLSVGIVALLCLIVRDYLDYKIVGYLLLVVVSVLSMFLGILPLLLSAVLSALILNFLFIKPYYTFHISNAEDSLLLVLFFIIALVNAVLTHKIRRAEKILQVKEVRVNTMKLYNALLDSLSHELRTPISTIMGAIDTIQSKSVTISEENKESLYTEIEKASLRLNHQVENLLNMSRLETGVIEPKMDWCDLEELIYNVLDHLKDDLQFHKVVVNTDENLPLFKLDYGLMQQIIFNLVFNASQYTPKGAKIEIKVFYNVDVDFEYNPDKLFSCVITIADDGIGFPETEIDKVFDKFYRLQNSKTGGTGLGLSIVKGFVEAQNGIVKLENREEGGSVFTLSFNTLIMNTKEISNE, encoded by the coding sequence ATGAATAGTATTTTGAATCAAATGAAAATAAAAAATCAGTATTTAATAAGCGTATTATCAGTTGGAATTGTAGCGTTGTTGTGCTTGATCGTTAGGGATTATTTAGATTATAAAATTGTAGGTTATCTTTTGTTGGTGGTAGTGTCTGTTTTATCCATGTTTTTAGGAATTTTGCCCTTGTTGCTTAGTGCCGTTTTGAGTGCATTAATATTGAATTTTTTATTTATTAAGCCTTATTATACTTTTCATATTAGTAATGCTGAGGATTCTTTATTATTGGTTTTATTCTTTATTATTGCACTAGTAAATGCCGTTTTAACTCATAAAATTAGAAGAGCCGAAAAAATATTGCAGGTAAAAGAAGTTCGGGTAAATACAATGAAACTTTACAATGCATTATTAGATTCTTTATCTCACGAATTAAGAACTCCTATATCAACAATAATGGGAGCAATTGACACTATTCAAAGTAAATCAGTTACTATTTCCGAGGAGAATAAGGAAAGTTTATATACTGAAATTGAAAAAGCTTCTTTACGATTAAATCATCAGGTGGAAAACTTATTGAATATGTCCCGATTAGAGACGGGAGTTATAGAGCCCAAAATGGATTGGTGTGATTTAGAAGAATTGATTTATAATGTTTTGGATCATCTGAAAGATGATTTGCAATTTCATAAAGTGGTTGTTAATACTGATGAAAATTTGCCTCTTTTTAAATTAGATTATGGTTTAATGCAACAGATTATTTTTAATTTGGTTTTTAATGCTTCTCAGTATACTCCTAAAGGCGCTAAAATTGAAATTAAGGTTTTCTATAATGTAGATGTAGATTTTGAATACAATCCTGATAAATTATTTTCCTGCGTTATTACTATTGCAGATGACGGAATTGGATTTCCAGAAACTGAAATTGATAAAGTGTTTGATAAATTTTATCGACTACAAAACTCTAAAACAGGAGGCACAGGTCTTGGTTTGTCTATTGTGAAAGGATTTGTTGAAGCTCAAAACGGAATCGTAAAACTTGAGAATAGGGAAGAAGGTGGTTCGGTTTTTACACTTAGTTTCAATACTTTAATAATGAATACTAAAGAAATTTCAAATGAATAA
- a CDS encoding aldehyde dehydrogenase: MPYKLNISTRKEALTKLMDEIIKHENDIIQALYEDFKKPPFESIATETSYIISELRDTLKNIEKWAKIRNVTPSILNFPSTDYIVKEPYGKVLIIAPWNYPFQLAIAPLIAAVAAGNQVVLKPSELTPKTSSIIFKIIEKVFQHQHVKVIEGGVEATQKLLAQRWDYIFFTGSVAVGKIVAKAAAEHLTPVTLELGGKNPCIIDETANLKLAAKRIVWGKFLNAGQTCIAPDYILIQEEMKSHFVDFMKNEITNAYGVNPKKSPDFARIVNEKNWHRLVSIIEPEKVIFGGENDVEDCYIAPTLIEENNLESSLMQEEIFGPLLPIITYKEEKEIGQIISKYEKPLALYVFTDDRKFAKKIILNYSFGGGCINDTVIHFANKKLPFGGVGHSGIGAYHGQLSFDTFSHHKGVVKKANWLDLNLRYAPYTNNKINTLKKLLNWL, encoded by the coding sequence ATGCCTTACAAATTGAATATTAGTACAAGAAAAGAAGCTTTAACAAAATTAATGGATGAAATTATCAAACATGAAAATGACATCATCCAAGCATTATATGAGGATTTCAAAAAACCTCCTTTTGAATCAATTGCTACCGAAACCAGTTATATCATTTCGGAATTAAGAGATACCTTAAAGAACATTGAAAAATGGGCAAAAATTAGAAATGTGACTCCTTCAATACTTAATTTCCCATCAACAGATTATATAGTTAAAGAACCTTACGGGAAAGTTTTAATCATAGCGCCTTGGAATTACCCATTTCAATTAGCAATAGCCCCTTTAATTGCTGCTGTTGCTGCTGGTAATCAAGTAGTCTTAAAGCCTTCTGAATTAACTCCAAAAACTTCATCTATAATTTTTAAAATTATAGAAAAAGTATTCCAACATCAACATGTAAAAGTAATTGAAGGTGGTGTTGAAGCAACTCAAAAATTATTAGCTCAACGTTGGGATTATATTTTCTTTACAGGAAGTGTTGCTGTTGGCAAAATTGTAGCTAAAGCGGCTGCAGAACATCTTACCCCTGTTACTCTTGAATTAGGAGGGAAAAACCCTTGTATAATTGATGAAACTGCTAATCTAAAACTAGCTGCTAAGAGAATAGTTTGGGGGAAATTTTTAAATGCCGGTCAGACTTGTATTGCACCAGATTATATTTTGATACAGGAAGAAATGAAAAGTCATTTTGTTGACTTTATGAAAAATGAAATCACAAATGCATATGGAGTAAATCCAAAAAAATCACCTGACTTTGCTCGAATAGTAAATGAAAAAAACTGGCATCGTTTGGTGAGTATCATTGAACCAGAGAAAGTAATTTTTGGCGGAGAAAATGATGTTGAAGATTGCTATATTGCCCCAACATTAATTGAAGAAAATAATCTTGAAAGCTCCCTCATGCAAGAAGAAATTTTTGGTCCTTTACTTCCTATAATTACTTACAAAGAAGAAAAAGAAATAGGTCAAATAATTTCAAAATATGAGAAACCACTAGCTTTATATGTCTTTACTGATGATAGGAAATTTGCAAAAAAAATAATTTTGAACTATTCATTCGGTGGTGGTTGTATTAATGATACAGTAATTCATTTTGCGAACAAAAAACTTCCTTTTGGTGGTGTTGGTCATAGCGGAATTGGTGCTTACCATGGCCAATTGAGTTTTGATACTTTCTCACATCATAAAGGAGTAGTAAAAAAAGCAAATTGGTTGGATTTAAATTTAAGATACGCACCCTATACAAACAACAAAATTAATACTCTGAAGAAATTATTAAACTGGTTATAA
- a CDS encoding RluA family pseudouridine synthase, with protein sequence MSNKVISNKNNLQILHEDNHLIVVNKRVGDIVQGDKTGDKPLSEVVKEYIKDKYNKPGEVFLGVVHRLDRPTTGIVVFARTSKALTRMNELFSNRETKKTYWAVIKNKPPKQEDTLVHYIKRNEKNNTSKAHLKEVPDSKMASLEYKIIKELDNYYGLEIQLHTGRHHQIRAQLSAIGSPIKGDLKYGFDRSNPDGGIHLHARKLTFIHPVTKENITIIAPTPEEVIWKAI encoded by the coding sequence TTGTCTAATAAAGTAATTTCAAATAAAAATAATCTTCAAATTTTGCATGAAGACAATCACCTTATCGTGGTAAATAAACGTGTAGGTGATATTGTGCAGGGAGATAAAACAGGTGACAAACCATTAAGCGAAGTTGTAAAAGAATACATAAAAGACAAATACAACAAACCTGGTGAAGTTTTCCTTGGAGTTGTTCATCGTTTAGACAGACCTACTACCGGTATTGTTGTTTTTGCTCGTACAAGTAAGGCATTGACTCGAATGAATGAATTATTCAGCAACAGAGAAACTAAAAAAACATATTGGGCAGTAATCAAAAATAAACCTCCCAAGCAAGAAGATACGCTTGTTCATTACATCAAAAGGAACGAAAAAAACAATACTTCAAAAGCACATCTTAAAGAAGTTCCTGATAGCAAAATGGCTAGTTTAGAATATAAAATCATCAAAGAACTAGACAATTATTACGGATTGGAAATACAGTTACATACTGGCAGGCATCATCAAATAAGAGCGCAACTCTCTGCAATTGGATCTCCAATAAAAGGTGATTTAAAATACGGTTTTGACAGAAGCAATCCTGACGGGGGTATTCATTTACATGCCAGAAAATTAACATTTATTCATCCCGTTACAAAAGAGAACATCACAATCATTGCCCCAACACCAGAAGAAGTTATTTGGAAAGCCATTTAA
- a CDS encoding L-serine ammonia-lyase — protein sequence MEECISVFDMLKIGVGPSSSHTLGPWRAAERFLNELRSDFDINTIARVKVDLYGSLSLTGKGHATDLAIMLGLSGQDPEYIPIQNIDGIIKSIEDKNEIHLGNQIHIPFYILQDIVFNKNFLPFHANGLTFTAYFNDENEYSSTFYSIGGGFVVKEERENAQKKIAIKCAFPFPINKATELLAYCRKENKAISEIVYDNEKSMRPETEIHHELMRIWNTMLECMYIGCHSQGILPGGLHVHRRAFDLHQSLIGLSNYSNPQEWLGEIRKTEVKFRQILKWVSCFALAVNEVNAALGRVVTAPTNGSSGVIPSVLMYYLVIENHQASEKEIKQFLMVAGEIGSIFKKGSTISAAMGGCQAEIGVSSAMAAGALCELMGGTPDQVLMAAEIAMEHHLGLTCDPIGGLVQIPCIERNTMGAIKAINAAELALATDAKNAKVSLDKVIDTMWQTAKDMNSKYKETSEGGLAIAVNMADC from the coding sequence ATGGAAGAATGTATCTCTGTTTTTGATATGTTAAAAATTGGTGTTGGGCCTTCAAGTTCACACACCCTAGGACCTTGGCGTGCTGCCGAACGTTTTTTAAACGAACTTAGAAGCGACTTTGACATTAATACAATAGCTCGAGTAAAAGTCGATTTATATGGCTCTCTTTCATTGACAGGAAAAGGACATGCTACCGATTTGGCTATCATGCTCGGACTTAGTGGTCAAGATCCTGAATACATTCCTATTCAGAATATTGATGGAATTATCAAATCAATAGAAGATAAAAATGAAATTCATTTAGGAAATCAAATCCACATCCCTTTTTATATTCTCCAAGACATAGTTTTCAATAAAAATTTTCTTCCTTTTCATGCCAATGGACTAACTTTTACCGCGTATTTCAATGATGAAAATGAATACAGCAGTACTTTTTATTCTATAGGAGGAGGTTTTGTTGTTAAAGAAGAACGTGAAAATGCTCAAAAGAAAATTGCAATAAAATGTGCTTTTCCTTTCCCAATTAATAAAGCTACCGAACTTTTAGCATATTGTAGAAAAGAAAACAAAGCCATTTCTGAAATTGTTTACGATAACGAAAAATCAATGCGTCCCGAAACTGAAATTCATCATGAATTGATGCGTATTTGGAACACAATGCTAGAATGTATGTATATTGGTTGTCATTCTCAAGGGATACTTCCTGGAGGATTACACGTTCATAGACGCGCATTTGATTTACATCAAAGTCTAATTGGTTTATCTAATTATTCAAATCCTCAAGAATGGCTTGGAGAAATTAGAAAAACCGAAGTTAAATTTCGTCAAATTCTAAAATGGGTAAGCTGTTTTGCATTAGCAGTAAATGAAGTCAATGCAGCATTAGGTCGTGTTGTTACGGCTCCTACTAATGGAAGCTCTGGAGTAATTCCCTCAGTTTTGATGTATTATTTAGTAATTGAAAATCACCAAGCCAGTGAAAAAGAAATCAAACAATTTTTGATGGTTGCTGGTGAAATAGGCAGTATTTTCAAGAAAGGATCAACTATATCTGCTGCAATGGGTGGTTGTCAAGCCGAAATTGGTGTTTCAAGTGCTATGGCGGCTGGTGCATTATGCGAATTAATGGGAGGAACTCCTGATCAGGTATTAATGGCGGCCGAAATTGCTATGGAGCATCACTTGGGACTTACCTGCGATCCTATTGGTGGATTGGTTCAAATTCCTTGTATCGAAAGAAATACAATGGGTGCCATAAAAGCAATTAATGCCGCAGAGCTTGCTTTGGCTACCGATGCTAAAAATGCTAAAGTATCTTTGGACAAAGTAATTGATACTATGTGGCAAACAGCCAAAGACATGAATTCAAAATACAAAGAAACCTCCGAAGGTGGACTCGCAATTGCTGTAAACATGGCAGATTGTTAA
- a CDS encoding KUP/HAK/KT family potassium transporter: MNKSTVQKVTAATLLVALGIIYGDIGTSPLYVMKAIIGQREISKLLVYGGISCIFWTLTFQTTFKYVLLTLSADNHGEGGVFSLYALVKRFGKGKLVIPTILGATTLLADGIITPPISVTSAVEGLGDVVPNIPILPIVIVILSGLFFFQRFGTQKVGFFFGPAMVVWFSMLFVLGFVQILEHPAILTALNPVYAYELLVEYPHGFWLLGAVFLCTTGAEALYSDLGHCGKSNIRITWIFVKIALVVNYLGQASWLMNQSNPLLEGRNPFYTIMPHWFLFAGVIISTFAAIIASQALISGSFTLINEAVSLNFWPRVTMRNPTNLKGQIYIPSVNTILWVGCILMVLYFRTSSNMEAAYGFSITIAMLMTTVLLNYYLIYIKKLNRVLIGVIITVFVAIEIAFFIANIVKIKERWMFLFFELFIFMTMYVWYFSRKINNKFVKFTNLTEFTSKFHELSNDITIPKYATHLIYLSKADRNYEIEEKILNSIFSKKPKRADVYWFFHINRTNSPFDLNYEVIELLDDKVIKIVLNIGFRIQPKVELYFKKIVQNLIDDKQLNLHIRADGSTKYNSEPDFKFVIIEKFLSVENEFTVRDGLLLNSYYLLKHMSLSDNRAFGLDRSDVVIEEIPIVYHPITKLELEKK; this comes from the coding sequence ATGAATAAATCAACGGTTCAAAAAGTAACAGCTGCAACTCTTTTGGTTGCGTTAGGAATAATTTATGGAGATATTGGAACCAGTCCGTTATATGTTATGAAAGCCATTATTGGGCAAAGGGAAATATCAAAATTATTGGTGTATGGTGGGATTTCCTGCATCTTTTGGACACTTACTTTTCAAACAACTTTCAAATATGTATTGTTAACTCTTTCAGCTGATAATCATGGAGAGGGAGGTGTTTTTTCTCTTTATGCATTAGTTAAACGTTTTGGAAAAGGAAAATTAGTTATTCCTACTATTTTGGGAGCTACAACACTTTTAGCAGATGGAATTATTACTCCGCCAATTTCTGTAACTTCGGCTGTAGAAGGATTGGGTGATGTTGTCCCTAATATTCCAATTCTCCCTATTGTTATTGTAATCTTATCTGGACTTTTCTTTTTTCAGCGCTTCGGAACTCAAAAAGTAGGATTCTTTTTTGGTCCTGCAATGGTTGTTTGGTTTTCAATGCTTTTTGTTTTAGGGTTTGTTCAAATTTTAGAGCATCCAGCTATTTTGACTGCTTTGAATCCAGTATATGCTTATGAATTATTGGTTGAATATCCTCATGGATTTTGGTTATTGGGAGCTGTTTTTCTTTGTACTACGGGAGCAGAAGCATTATATTCTGATTTAGGGCATTGCGGAAAAAGCAATATTAGAATCACTTGGATTTTTGTAAAAATTGCGTTGGTTGTAAATTACTTAGGACAGGCGTCTTGGTTGATGAATCAAAGTAATCCTTTGTTAGAGGGGAGAAATCCTTTTTATACCATTATGCCACACTGGTTTTTATTTGCAGGTGTAATCATTTCCACTTTTGCTGCAATAATTGCTTCACAAGCTTTAATAAGTGGTTCATTTACCTTAATAAATGAAGCTGTTTCGCTTAATTTTTGGCCTCGTGTTACGATGAGGAATCCAACCAATTTGAAAGGGCAAATATATATTCCTTCTGTAAATACTATTTTATGGGTTGGTTGTATTTTAATGGTTTTGTATTTTAGAACCTCTTCAAATATGGAAGCTGCTTATGGTTTTTCTATTACCATTGCAATGCTTATGACTACGGTACTTTTAAATTATTATTTGATTTACATCAAAAAACTCAATAGGGTTCTCATAGGAGTAATCATTACCGTTTTTGTTGCTATTGAAATTGCTTTTTTCATTGCCAATATTGTAAAAATTAAAGAACGCTGGATGTTTTTGTTTTTCGAGCTTTTTATATTTATGACGATGTATGTTTGGTATTTTTCAAGGAAAATTAATAACAAGTTTGTCAAATTTACCAATTTGACTGAGTTTACTAGTAAGTTTCATGAATTGAGTAATGATATTACTATTCCTAAATATGCTACACATTTAATTTATTTATCAAAAGCAGATAGAAATTATGAAATAGAAGAGAAAATATTGAATTCTATTTTTTCTAAAAAGCCAAAAAGAGCTGATGTATATTGGTTTTTTCATATCAATAGAACCAATTCTCCTTTTGATTTGAATTATGAAGTTATAGAATTATTAGATGATAAAGTGATTAAGATTGTTCTGAATATTGGTTTCAGAATTCAGCCAAAAGTAGAATTGTACTTTAAGAAAATAGTTCAAAACCTCATTGATGATAAGCAATTGAATTTGCACATTCGAGCTGATGGTTCAACAAAATACAATTCAGAACCTGATTTTAAATTTGTGATTATTGAAAAGTTTTTATCAGTCGAAAATGAGTTTACGGTAAGAGATGGTCTTTTACTGAATTCTTATTATTTGTTAAAACATATGTCGCTTTCGGATAATAGAGCTTTCGGACTCGATAGGAGTGATGTGGTTATAGAAGAAATCCCTATTGTTTATCATCCAATTACAAAATTAGAATTGGAGAAAAAATAA
- the panB gene encoding 3-methyl-2-oxobutanoate hydroxymethyltransferase has protein sequence MSAIKKDYKRITTKSLIEMKSNGEKISMLTAYDYTMAKIVDTAGIDVILVGDSASNVMAGHETTLPITLDQMIYHASSVVRAVERALVVVDLPFGSYQSDSKEALRSSIRIMKESGGHAVKLEGGKEIKESIKKILNAGIPVMGHLGLTPQSIYKFGTYTVRAKEEEEAEKLIEDAKLLEQLGCFALVLEKIPAHLAQKVAESISIPVIGIGAGGGVDGQVLVIHDMLGMNNEFSPRFLRRYMNLYEGMTSAISQYVEDVKSKDFPNEKEQY, from the coding sequence ATGTCTGCAATAAAAAAAGATTACAAAAGAATTACCACCAAATCTTTAATTGAGATGAAATCCAATGGAGAAAAAATCTCAATGCTAACTGCCTATGATTATACCATGGCAAAAATTGTGGATACCGCTGGAATTGATGTAATTCTGGTTGGAGACTCAGCTTCGAATGTAATGGCAGGTCACGAAACCACTTTACCTATTACTCTTGACCAAATGATTTATCATGCATCATCAGTAGTTAGAGCTGTAGAAAGAGCTTTAGTTGTTGTTGATTTACCTTTTGGTAGTTACCAATCCGATTCTAAAGAAGCCTTACGTTCTTCTATCAGAATAATGAAAGAAAGTGGCGGACATGCTGTAAAATTAGAAGGTGGTAAAGAAATAAAAGAATCTATCAAAAAAATCTTAAACGCTGGGATTCCTGTTATGGGGCATTTAGGATTAACTCCTCAGTCTATATACAAATTTGGTACTTATACAGTTCGTGCTAAAGAAGAAGAAGAAGCAGAAAAATTAATCGAAGATGCTAAATTATTGGAGCAATTAGGTTGTTTTGCTTTGGTTCTTGAAAAAATCCCTGCTCATTTAGCACAAAAAGTTGCTGAAAGTATTTCAATCCCAGTTATTGGAATTGGTGCTGGTGGTGGCGTCGATGGACAAGTATTGGTAATTCATGACATGTTAGGAATGAACAACGAATTTAGTCCTCGTTTCTTAAGACGTTATATGAATTTGTATGAAGGAATGACTTCCGCTATTAGCCAATATGTAGAAGATGTAAAATCTAAAGATTTTCCAAACGAAAAAGAGCAATACTAA